One segment of Poecile atricapillus isolate bPoeAtr1 chromosome 5, bPoeAtr1.hap1, whole genome shotgun sequence DNA contains the following:
- the CCDC141 gene encoding coiled-coil domain-containing protein 141 isoform X2 has translation MSDEASSEQEPSTTTVSSVAVQAGDASIVIAVLKCGKWVKLQLAESTPNILEIGSNQDETKKLLQDHEFLLSKLKALEDKVWDLLHEADKVAEENKEKSQVYDAMAETLGDAWDALIITLEKRQALLELTSVFFESALQFAVKIDQVEDFLKNAQEFDNIDSLRELLLQQEHHTKELLQKSLALLNKSQDLTQFIEEFKCEGPNANPELIQGAQSSCLKIDNLLEMLQDRRRQLDKFLRHQRQGLEQVLQICLWHQQESQVTSWYKQNIRDYFQKQNLGSSLLENEELLQELEEMEVKVKEWNYTVDQLEGEAFRILLSEDYTEKEHLKLSNEKICLLQEEVCFRMEERKALLQEANDFFHAAGKVLDGLASIENYHKISISEGLHLPILTLKYKELQEEIKGCTATTMQKGRTLVNKADSHSSWVAGIQKMMEYVQKKIDQLNSQCPGYEELTLKKQQWTASLEDHLNKVSQSIKKLAPMLAAGMEIGSYLCESERALNKHLELAKQTKETSCELKAAEGIIKNMEELEPEQVAAFSSRADFLNKELKRIENNISSKLEILETYVAFLQSAVEVNDDIKNLKEFYNSKPLPTNRETENKIAIESANTQWQETIKKTFSTQNMGCYFLNLVNVVNESLILEVEKSIKVTEDIIINLNKERKELSHLWAIWNFKITQVKPIKQQCQIFKEQLKITTRGLEILQEALQLAVPVDLGSDLLIVLELQKKLNQMKPHYEQLNAELEYLIKLLELPSQKGFPVKENSERISELIHFHQTVKDAMIEYDEIFSKTVKFHHIKKELECLSKSGELDIPEIHGDPENVHQAKAYLVNSQEKHARIRQLYTLLITQGVDILSAVQQHNCLNVSVKNLKQELARFECDSINWRSRADKYEEELSQYFQHCTTQEDINEKQDF, from the exons GCTTTGGAAGACAAGGTGTGGGACCTGCTGCATGAAGCAGACAAGGTTGCAGAGGAGAACAAAGAAAAGAGTCAGGTTTATGATGCCATGGCAGAGACCCTTGGGGATGCATGGGATGCCCTTATCATTACGTTAGAAAAGCGACAGGCACTTCTGGAACTTACTTCAGTGTTCTTTGAAAGCGCTCTGCAG TTTGCTGTCAAAATTGACCAAGTTGAAGATTTCCTGAAAAATGCTCAGGAGTTTGACAATATTGACTCTTTAAGAGAACTtcttctgcagcaggagcatcATACAAAAG AACTTTTGCAGAAGTCACTTGCTCTTTTAAACAAAAGCCAAGACCTAACTCAGTTCATAGAAGAATTCAAATGTGAGGGGCCAAATGCAAACCCAGAGCTGATTCaaggagcccagagcagctgcttgaAGATTGACAATCTCCTTGAGATGCTACAGGACAGGAGACGGCAACTGGACAAATTCCTTAGACATCAGCGCCAAGGACTCGAGCAGGTTCTGCAAATTTGTTTGTGGCACCAACAAGAGAGCCAG GTAACATCTTGGTATAAGCAAAACATCAGAGATTACTTTCAGAAGCAAAACTTAGGCTCATCACTATTGGAAAATGAAGAGTTACTTCAGGAACTTGAAGAAATGGAAGTCAAAGTGAAA GAATGGAATTACACTGTGGATCAATTGGAAGGTGAAGCATTTAGGATCTTGCTTTCAGAGGATTATACAGAAAAAGAACATCTAAAACTTTCAAATGAGAAAATCTGTCTGTTGCAAGAAGAAGTGTGCTTCCGTatggaagaaaggaaagccCTGCTGCAAGAGGCCAATGACTTTTTTCATGCTGCTGGCAAG gtaCTTGATGGTCTTGCAAGTATTGAGAATTATCATAAAATCTCTATTTCAGAAGGCTTACATTTACCTATATTGACACTGAAGTACAAGGAATTGCAGGAAGAAATTAAGGGTTGTACAGCAACTACCATGCAAAAGGGACGAACTTTAGTTAATAAAGCAGATTCTCACAG CTCTTGGGTGGCAGGAATTCAGAAAATGATGGAGTATGtccaaaaaaaaatagatcaaTTAAACAGCCAATGTCCAGGTTATGAAGAACTTACTTTGAAGAAACAACAATGGACTGCCTCACTTGAAGATCATCTGAATAAG GTGTCACAATCAATTAAAAAACTCGCCCCGATGCTTGCAGCTGGTATGGAGATTGGCTCGTATTTGTGTGAGTCAGAAAGAGCTTTGAATAAACACCTTGAGCTGGCCAAACAAACAAAG GAAACTTCATGTGAACTGAAAGCAGCTGAAGGAATCATCAAAAATATGGAAGAGTTGGAACCTGAGCAGGTGGCAGCTTTTTCTAGCAGAGCTGACTTTCTGAATAAGGAACTGAAAAGAATTGAAAATAATATTAGTTCAAAGCTAGAAATTCTAGAAACTTATGTGGCCTTTTTACAGTCAGCTGTAGAG GTAAATGATGATATTAAAAATCTAAAGGAATTCTATAATTCAAAACCCCTACCAACAAACAGagagactgaaaataaaattgcaataGAGTCAGCTAATACGCAGTGGCAAGAGACTATAAAGAAGactttttccacccaaaatatGGGTTGCTATTTTCTTAATTTAGTAAATGTG GTAAATGAGAGTTTAATATTAGAAGTGGAAAAATCGATAAAAGTAACAGAAGATATCATTATTAATCtgaataaagaaaggaaagagctgTCTCATCTTTGGGCAAtctggaattttaaaattactcaaGTAAAACCCATAAAGCAACAGTGCCAGATATTTAAAGAACAACTAAAAATC ACCACCCGTGGATTAGAGATTCTTCAAGAGGCTCTCCAGCTTGCAGTACCAGTTGACCTTGGAAGTGACCTTTTAATTGTTTTGGAACTACAGAAAAAGCTGAACCAAATGAAACCACACTATGAG CAACTGAATGCTGAGCTTGAGTACCTGATAAAATTATTGGAATTGCCAAGCCAGAAAGGATTTCCTGTGAAAGAGAACTCTGAGAGAATAAGTGAGCTTATTCATTTCCATCAAACAGTAAAGGATGCAATGATAGAATATGATGAGATTTTCAGCAAGACAGTCAAATTCcatcacattaaaaaagaa ctggaatgtCTATCAAAATCAGGAGAACTGGATATTCCTGAAATACATGGGGACCCTGAAAATGTGCACCAGGCTAAAGCCTACCTTGTGAATTCTCAGGAGAAACATGCACGTATTAGACAGCTATATACTCTACTTATTACCCAGGGAGTGGACATCTTGTCTGCAGTGCAGCAACAT AATTGCTTGAATGTTTCGGTAAAGAATCTGAAGCAAGAACTTGCTAGATTTGAGTGTGATAGCATAAACTGGAGGTCCAGAGCTGATAAGTATGAGGAAGAACTGTCACAGTATTTCCAACACTGCACCACTCAGGAGGATATAAATGAG